A genomic segment from Leptolyngbya boryana PCC 6306 encodes:
- a CDS encoding iron uptake porin: MRKILLNSLFTSPAVLGAALVMSSSAFAAQKTEVAGLPALEVGTQTTQTASVTPLTEVKSLSTEKTAEAVKPQLQASAEFSPAKSVVVAEPVKVAQAAPEAQATPSVDSLEQINRYSREGRTANSAGQVTSVSQLSDVRPTDWAFQALQSLVERYGCIAGYPDRTYRGNRALTRYEFAAGLNACLDRVNELIAAATADLVKKEDLATLQKLQEEFAAELATLRGRVDSLEARTSTLEKQQFSTTTKLAGEVVFALTDEFGVDGTNGNNTVFQNRVRLALNTSFTGKDLLVTRIAAGNAGLFNLPAGSGAEGIQTFNFGNTGGNSGLIDWVAYYFPVGENLKFYIPAVSGLHYDYAPTVSPALDAADGGTGPLSIFAQRNPIYLIGGGAGIGANYNLNNRFQVSLGYLADNSTGTQLTFGANNPSDKNGLFNGSYSALGQLTFSPSEALQIGLTYVNAYRRGAIFDGGSAVASSGTALANRNTLGTGSSQVNAYGASVAFKLSPQVVINGFFSYINANFVDDGQGKKDIWTYGLGVAFPDFGKKGNLLGFVAGAEPYMGNPSGGASNDVPLHFEGFYKYQLTDNISITPGVIWVVNPGQNDANDDVVIGTLRTTFTF; this comes from the coding sequence ATGCGTAAGATTCTATTGAACTCTTTGTTCACAAGTCCCGCTGTCTTAGGTGCAGCACTTGTGATGTCTTCGTCGGCATTTGCAGCTCAAAAAACTGAAGTTGCTGGATTGCCTGCTCTGGAAGTGGGAACTCAAACCACTCAAACAGCATCAGTTACGCCTTTGACAGAAGTTAAATCTCTCTCGACTGAGAAAACTGCTGAAGCTGTTAAGCCCCAACTACAAGCATCCGCTGAATTCAGCCCCGCTAAATCTGTAGTCGTTGCTGAGCCTGTAAAAGTTGCCCAAGCTGCACCTGAAGCTCAAGCGACTCCTAGTGTTGATTCTTTAGAGCAAATCAACCGCTACAGCCGCGAAGGCAGAACCGCAAATAGTGCTGGACAAGTCACCTCGGTGTCCCAATTGTCTGATGTTAGACCCACCGACTGGGCATTCCAAGCACTGCAATCCTTGGTTGAGCGCTATGGTTGTATCGCAGGTTATCCTGACCGGACTTATCGTGGAAACCGCGCACTGACTCGTTATGAGTTTGCGGCTGGTTTGAACGCTTGTCTCGATCGCGTTAACGAGTTGATCGCAGCAGCAACCGCTGACTTGGTTAAGAAAGAAGACCTCGCAACCTTGCAAAAACTGCAAGAGGAATTCGCAGCTGAACTCGCAACTCTGCGTGGTCGCGTTGACTCCTTAGAAGCTCGGACTTCGACCTTAGAGAAACAACAATTCTCTACCACCACCAAACTGGCAGGGGAAGTGGTCTTCGCTCTGACTGATGAGTTTGGTGTGGATGGAACTAACGGAAACAATACCGTATTCCAGAACCGGGTTCGTTTAGCTCTGAACACCAGCTTTACCGGAAAAGACTTGCTCGTTACCCGGATTGCAGCTGGTAACGCAGGTCTCTTCAACCTTCCCGCAGGTAGCGGTGCTGAAGGTATTCAAACCTTCAATTTTGGTAACACTGGCGGTAACTCTGGTTTGATCGACTGGGTGGCTTACTACTTCCCGGTTGGCGAAAACCTGAAATTCTATATTCCAGCCGTTAGTGGTCTGCACTATGACTATGCTCCGACTGTCAGCCCTGCATTGGATGCGGCTGATGGTGGTACAGGTCCGCTCTCCATCTTCGCGCAGCGCAACCCGATCTACTTGATTGGTGGCGGTGCAGGGATTGGTGCAAACTACAACCTCAACAATCGCTTCCAGGTTAGCTTAGGCTACTTGGCTGATAACTCCACTGGCACTCAGTTGACTTTCGGTGCGAACAACCCTTCTGATAAAAATGGTTTGTTCAATGGTAGCTACAGTGCTTTGGGTCAATTGACCTTTAGCCCAAGCGAAGCGTTGCAAATTGGTCTGACCTATGTAAACGCTTATCGTCGTGGAGCAATCTTCGACGGTGGTTCGGCAGTTGCTTCTTCTGGTACTGCTTTGGCTAACCGCAACACTCTTGGGACAGGTTCTTCCCAAGTTAACGCTTATGGTGCGTCGGTTGCGTTCAAGCTCAGCCCTCAAGTTGTTATCAATGGCTTCTTCTCCTACATCAACGCAAACTTTGTAGATGATGGACAAGGTAAGAAAGACATTTGGACTTATGGTTTGGGTGTTGCATTCCCTGACTTTGGTAAGAAGGGCAACTTGTTAGGTTTCGTCGCAGGTGCTGAGCCTTACATGGGTAACCCTAGTGGTGGTGCATCGAACGATGTTCCGCTGCACTTTGAAGGTTTCTACAAGTACCAATTGACCGACAACATCTCGATCACTCCTGGTGTGATCTGGGTTGTGAATCCTGGTCAGAACGATGCAAACGATGATGTTGTTATCGGAACCTTGAGAACAACCTTCACGTTCTAG
- a CDS encoding energy-coupling factor ABC transporter ATP-binding protein — protein sequence MTLDAPNPTGETLQKAAIRATDLCFAWSEDKEILHSCAVEVPEGEFWMLLGANGSGKSTLLRLLAGLLQPTGGEIQISSPVGFVFQNPDHQLVMPTVGADVAFGLVNEGLEIDEIRQRVEESLSAVSLGAFQRRPIYALSGGQKQRVAIAGAIARHCDVLLLDEPTALLDPDSQLELVAQVQALVKKRGITALWVTHRLEELEYCDGAFLLEAGKVVDRGDPERLKQRLMQTEEVED from the coding sequence ATGACTTTGGACGCGCCTAACCCGACTGGAGAAACGCTCCAGAAAGCGGCAATTCGAGCAACTGATCTGTGCTTCGCTTGGTCGGAAGATAAAGAAATTCTGCACTCTTGCGCTGTGGAAGTGCCAGAGGGAGAGTTTTGGATGCTATTAGGCGCAAATGGAAGCGGGAAGTCTACATTGTTAAGGCTTCTCGCAGGTTTATTACAGCCGACTGGGGGAGAAATTCAGATTTCGTCTCCGGTCGGTTTTGTGTTTCAAAATCCGGATCATCAGTTGGTGATGCCGACGGTTGGCGCAGATGTGGCATTTGGGTTGGTGAATGAGGGATTAGAGATCGATGAGATTCGCCAACGGGTGGAAGAGTCTCTGTCGGCAGTGAGTTTGGGAGCGTTTCAGCGTCGTCCGATTTATGCGCTGAGTGGGGGACAGAAGCAGAGAGTCGCGATCGCGGGTGCAATTGCGCGACATTGTGATGTCCTTTTATTAGATGAGCCAACAGCACTGCTTGATCCCGATAGCCAGTTGGAATTAGTCGCGCAGGTGCAAGCCTTAGTGAAAAAGCGGGGAATTACGGCGCTTTGGGTGACGCATCGGCTAGAAGAATTGGAATATTGTGACGGGGCATTTTTGCTGGAAGCGGGGAAAGTTGTCGATCGAGGTGATCCCGAACGGTTGAAACAAAGATTGATGCAGACGGAAGAGGTCGAAGATTAG
- the psbD gene encoding photosystem II D2 protein (photosystem q(a) protein): MTIAVGRAPQRGVFDALDDWLKRDRFVFVGWSGILLFPCAFLALGGWMTGTTFVSSWYTHGLASSYLEGCNFLTVAVSTPADSLGHSLLLLWGPEAQGDFTRWCQLGGLWTFVALHGAFGLIGFCLRQLEIARLVGIRPYNAIAFTGPIAVFVSVFLMYPLGQSSWFFAPSFGVAAIFRFILFVQGFHNFTLNPFHMMGVAGILGGALLCAIHGATVENTLFEDGEGSSTFRAFNPTQAEETYSMVTANRFWSQIFGIAFSNKRWLHFFMLFVPVTGLWMASVGIIGIALNLRAYDFVSQELRAAEDPEFETFYTKNILLNEGIRAWMASQDQPHEHFVFPEEVLPRGNAL; this comes from the coding sequence ATGACCATCGCAGTAGGTCGCGCGCCGCAGAGAGGAGTCTTTGACGCTCTTGATGACTGGCTCAAACGCGACAGATTCGTCTTCGTCGGTTGGTCGGGCATCCTGCTCTTCCCCTGTGCCTTCCTGGCACTCGGCGGATGGATGACCGGAACCACCTTCGTTTCCTCGTGGTACACCCACGGACTCGCGTCCTCGTACCTCGAAGGCTGTAACTTCCTCACCGTCGCAGTCTCCACCCCCGCTGACAGCTTAGGACACTCCTTGCTGTTGCTGTGGGGACCCGAAGCCCAAGGCGACTTCACCCGCTGGTGTCAACTCGGCGGTCTGTGGACATTTGTTGCCCTGCACGGCGCCTTCGGACTGATTGGCTTCTGCCTGCGCCAACTTGAGATTGCTCGGTTGGTCGGCATCCGTCCGTACAACGCGATCGCGTTTACTGGACCGATTGCCGTGTTCGTGTCGGTGTTCTTGATGTACCCCTTGGGACAATCGTCCTGGTTCTTTGCTCCCTCGTTTGGGGTAGCTGCCATCTTCCGCTTCATCTTGTTTGTGCAAGGGTTCCACAACTTCACCTTGAATCCGTTCCACATGATGGGCGTAGCGGGGATTCTCGGGGGTGCGCTGCTGTGTGCGATTCACGGGGCGACTGTAGAGAACACGCTGTTTGAAGACGGCGAAGGCTCTAGCACGTTCCGGGCGTTCAACCCGACCCAAGCAGAAGAAACGTATTCGATGGTGACGGCGAACCGCTTCTGGTCGCAGATTTTTGGGATTGCGTTCAGCAACAAGCGCTGGTTGCACTTCTTCATGCTGTTTGTGCCCGTGACCGGGTTGTGGATGGCGTCGGTGGGCATCATCGGCATTGCGCTGAACTTGCGGGCGTATGACTTCGTGTCGCAAGAGCTTCGGGCTGCTGAAGACCCAGAATTCGAGACGTTCTACACCAAGAACATTCTGCTGAATGAGGGCATCCGGGCATGGATGGCATCTCAGGATCAGCCTCATGAACACTTTGTATTCCCCGAAGAAGTATTGCCTCGCGGTAACGCTCTGTAA
- a CDS encoding type II toxin-antitoxin system death-on-curing family toxin: MTQEPIWISESFVRRVQADQLKQYGGRPGIRDENLLSASLARPQQLFTYGESATIFDLAAAYAYGLARNHPFIDGNKRIAFVVAAVFLELNGYFLNAPEEEVVEVMLRLAAGQESQAAIANWLSTRSIEH; the protein is encoded by the coding sequence GTGACTCAGGAACCGATTTGGATATCAGAATCTTTTGTGCGACGTGTTCAGGCTGATCAACTTAAACAATATGGCGGTCGCCCTGGCATTCGGGATGAAAATTTATTGTCTGCTAGTTTAGCAAGACCACAACAGCTCTTTACCTACGGTGAATCTGCAACAATTTTCGATCTAGCCGCCGCATACGCTTACGGATTGGCGAGAAATCATCCCTTTATTGATGGCAATAAGAGAATCGCTTTCGTAGTAGCCGCAGTTTTTCTTGAGTTGAATGGTTACTTCTTGAATGCACCAGAAGAGGAAGTTGTAGAAGTCATGTTGAGATTGGCAGCAGGGCAAGAATCTCAAGCAGCGATCGCAAATTGGCTGTCAACTCGATCAATTGAACATTAG
- a CDS encoding ATP-binding cassette domain-containing protein, producing the protein MMSTADQTTLVSQTQPFIELNNCGEILRFQLQDAEYQLGRDRAWSDLEIPQIGWEVLSRQQAILQREGEDYRIYDGDREKVSRNGIYINHTRISAQTGHLLKHGTQLTIGQDPNNQVVLTYFNPASSPTITPSKFRLNLKQLREFPVELGRDPDPLRYSSMKLDAPVVSRRHASISPTRDGRYTLQDHSTNGTFVNGQRIERFAELREGDRIRIGPFTLLYERGCLEIVDRGNEIRLDAVHLVRKVQDKKGQERTILSDVSLSIEPGQLVALVGGSGAGKSTLMKTLLGIEPTTSGTVYLNGEDLRQQFELYRSHIGYVPQDDIVHGNLTVEEVLSYACKLRLPPDTNVKAVLDRTLEQVKLSHVKHTFVRDLSGGQRKRVSIGVELLADPRLFFLDEPTSGLDPGLDKEMMNLLRELANQGRTVILVTHATANLEVCDRVAFMGRGGKLCYFGSPLNALEFFEMPSNDLKYFADIYIKLDQGRTKQEVQATVQMWATKFANLIEQRHSTFSKSKSSASPKPAHSALVRQLGLLSQRYFQLLLRDRTSLLLTLLTGPIGITLIRLALKDNTSLTQVVPAEAMQASLALRTLFIFSCIAIWVGISCAAQEIVKEAAIYMRERLVNLNLIAYIGSKLFVRSGIALLQTMLIVIAIALNFQSPESKLLPWILSTGVTTFLTLLSSICLGLLLSTFVKNENEANNALPLIMIPQIIFSGVLFELEGLPAKFAWLLLSRWSVGAYGAIVDVNAMIPPAITIPGHAPIPQPIQASAVYDATWQNLGLNWGVLGASSLVYLAIAFILQKRKDIKTNGR; encoded by the coding sequence ATGATGAGTACTGCTGACCAAACTACACTTGTTAGTCAAACCCAACCGTTTATTGAACTAAACAATTGTGGTGAAATTCTCCGGTTTCAACTTCAAGACGCAGAGTATCAACTTGGACGCGATCGCGCTTGGTCGGATTTAGAAATTCCCCAGATCGGTTGGGAAGTACTCTCGCGACAACAAGCGATTCTTCAGCGTGAAGGTGAAGACTATCGAATTTATGATGGCGATCGCGAAAAGGTGAGCCGCAATGGAATTTATATCAACCACACGCGCATCTCTGCCCAAACAGGTCATTTACTGAAGCATGGAACTCAGTTAACGATTGGGCAAGATCCAAACAATCAAGTTGTTTTAACTTATTTCAATCCTGCTAGTAGTCCAACGATCACACCCAGTAAGTTTCGGCTCAATCTCAAACAGCTTCGCGAGTTTCCCGTCGAACTCGGTCGCGATCCTGATCCGTTGCGCTATTCCTCGATGAAATTGGATGCTCCCGTTGTGTCCCGTCGTCATGCTTCAATTTCTCCGACCCGCGATGGTCGCTATACGTTGCAAGACCATAGTACGAACGGAACCTTTGTGAACGGGCAACGAATTGAGCGCTTTGCTGAACTGCGTGAGGGAGATCGCATTCGCATTGGGCCTTTTACGTTGCTATATGAGCGCGGCTGTTTAGAAATCGTCGATCGCGGCAATGAAATTCGCTTAGATGCAGTCCATCTCGTTCGCAAAGTTCAAGATAAAAAAGGTCAGGAACGAACCATTTTGAGCGATGTTTCTTTGTCGATCGAGCCTGGACAATTGGTGGCACTCGTCGGAGGAAGTGGAGCGGGAAAATCCACCCTGATGAAAACGCTTTTAGGCATTGAGCCGACAACATCAGGAACGGTTTATCTCAATGGAGAAGACCTGCGGCAGCAGTTTGAGCTATATCGATCGCACATTGGCTATGTTCCTCAAGATGATATTGTGCATGGCAATCTAACCGTTGAAGAAGTTTTGAGCTATGCCTGCAAGTTGCGATTGCCGCCGGATACGAATGTCAAAGCGGTTCTCGATCGCACGTTAGAACAAGTGAAATTAAGCCATGTAAAACATACGTTTGTGCGCGATTTGAGTGGAGGACAACGCAAGCGAGTCAGCATTGGGGTCGAATTACTCGCTGACCCAAGATTATTTTTCCTAGATGAGCCAACTTCTGGACTCGATCCAGGGCTGGACAAGGAAATGATGAACTTATTACGCGAGCTTGCCAATCAAGGAAGAACGGTCATTCTAGTGACTCATGCAACTGCAAATTTAGAAGTCTGCGATCGCGTTGCATTCATGGGGCGTGGAGGTAAGTTGTGCTACTTTGGCTCACCTCTGAACGCTTTAGAGTTTTTTGAAATGCCGTCTAATGATTTGAAGTATTTTGCTGATATTTATATCAAGCTTGACCAAGGCAGAACCAAACAAGAAGTACAAGCAACGGTTCAAATGTGGGCAACGAAGTTCGCCAACTTGATTGAGCAACGTCATTCTACTTTTTCTAAATCAAAATCTTCTGCCTCTCCAAAGCCAGCGCATTCTGCTCTCGTTCGTCAACTCGGTTTGTTAAGTCAACGCTATTTTCAATTGCTTTTGCGCGATCGTACAAGCTTACTTCTCACGCTACTGACTGGTCCAATCGGTATTACTTTAATTCGGCTCGCTCTAAAAGATAATACTTCTCTGACGCAAGTGGTTCCAGCGGAAGCAATGCAGGCTTCTCTTGCTTTAAGAACTTTATTCATCTTTAGCTGTATTGCAATTTGGGTGGGAATTTCCTGCGCGGCTCAAGAAATCGTCAAAGAAGCTGCGATCTATATGCGTGAGCGTTTGGTGAACCTGAATTTGATCGCTTATATCGGCTCAAAGCTCTTTGTGCGATCGGGAATTGCACTTTTGCAAACGATGTTGATTGTGATTGCGATCGCGCTAAATTTCCAATCTCCTGAATCAAAATTACTTCCCTGGATATTGAGTACAGGCGTGACAACTTTCCTAACGTTGCTGAGTAGTATTTGTTTGGGGCTATTACTATCAACCTTTGTCAAAAATGAAAATGAAGCCAACAATGCGTTACCGCTGATTATGATCCCGCAGATTATCTTCTCCGGCGTGTTATTTGAACTAGAAGGATTACCCGCGAAGTTTGCTTGGCTGTTACTAAGCCGTTGGTCAGTTGGAGCTTATGGCGCGATCGTCGATGTAAATGCAATGATTCCACCTGCGATTACGATCCCAGGACATGCGCCGATCCCACAGCCAATTCAAGCGAGTGCAGTTTACGATGCAACTTGGCAGAACTTAGGCTTGAACTGGGGAGTGCTTGGTGCCAGTAGTTTGGTTTACTTAGCGATCGCATTCATTCTGCAAAAACGCAAAGACATCAAAACGAATGGTCGCTGA
- a CDS encoding IS110 family transposase yields the protein MKTSLNATPISSYKGQQVYIGIDVHKRRYVVVVQINQTVVKKWSTAAVPEELAQQLLRFFPEATLHSAYEAGFSGYVLHRVLKLHGIDNIVVHAAAVEVSAHSRVKTDKRDAQKLASQLEAGRLRGIRVPTPEQEQRRLLSRTRSQLVQQRSAVQNQIRMKAHQFGLIAPEDRRQMSHKLVAELLERSPAEAFRFVVEVHWQVWEFK from the coding sequence ATGAAAACCAGCTTGAACGCCACACCAATTTCATCATACAAGGGGCAACAGGTTTATATCGGCATTGATGTCCATAAGCGGCGCTACGTGGTGGTCGTGCAGATCAACCAAACGGTCGTGAAGAAATGGAGTACGGCAGCCGTGCCTGAGGAACTAGCACAACAGTTGTTACGATTTTTTCCTGAAGCCACTCTCCACAGTGCCTACGAAGCCGGATTTTCTGGGTATGTGTTGCACCGTGTGTTGAAGTTGCACGGGATCGACAACATCGTTGTCCATGCAGCGGCGGTCGAAGTCTCAGCGCACAGTCGCGTTAAGACGGACAAACGCGATGCCCAGAAATTAGCGAGCCAGTTGGAAGCGGGACGCTTGCGCGGCATCCGAGTGCCCACGCCAGAACAGGAACAGCGTCGCCTGCTGAGTCGAACGAGATCGCAACTGGTGCAGCAGCGCTCGGCGGTGCAGAATCAAATTCGCATGAAAGCGCATCAATTTGGCTTGATTGCCCCAGAAGACCGACGACAGATGAGCCACAAACTGGTGGCTGAGTTACTTGAGCGTTCCCCAGCAGAGGCGTTTCGCTTTGTCGTCGAGGTGCATTGGCAAGTCTGGGAATTCAAGTGA
- a CDS encoding TIGR02466 family protein, protein MPIETWFPLAIYYDDLPDASEHQQALLDAVMQLEHQGAEPRNYPEMAWTGDLHGVEQIHTHPAFSWIVKQVELHVATYLQEVGVDLSKVDLYIQRAWPIISRPDQGVGAHCHNTAHVSAVYYIKVPTGEMSDPGSLVFFNDARVNEVSPGLGSENTDIVDADNYLNQLDTAYAPVEGRLIIFPAKQRHAVTMNETDEVRVSLSFDIVLTATGKAAGAYEFLTPPPNQWRKFFA, encoded by the coding sequence ATGCCGATCGAAACTTGGTTCCCGCTTGCTATCTACTATGACGACTTACCCGATGCTTCAGAACATCAACAAGCATTGCTGGATGCAGTTATGCAATTAGAGCACCAGGGAGCCGAACCTCGCAATTATCCTGAAATGGCGTGGACAGGCGATTTACATGGAGTCGAACAGATTCACACTCATCCCGCTTTTTCCTGGATTGTCAAACAAGTTGAGTTGCATGTCGCCACGTATTTACAAGAAGTGGGAGTCGATTTAAGCAAAGTTGATCTCTATATTCAGCGGGCTTGGCCGATCATTTCACGTCCTGATCAAGGTGTCGGTGCACATTGCCACAATACAGCGCATGTGAGTGCGGTTTACTACATTAAAGTTCCAACTGGGGAAATGTCTGATCCTGGCAGTTTAGTGTTTTTCAACGATGCGCGAGTGAATGAAGTTAGCCCAGGTCTGGGAAGCGAAAATACAGATATTGTTGATGCGGATAACTATCTGAATCAACTGGATACAGCTTATGCCCCTGTAGAAGGACGGTTAATAATTTTTCCTGCAAAACAACGCCATGCAGTCACGATGAACGAGACCGATGAAGTGCGCGTTTCATTGTCGTTTGACATTGTGCTAACTGCCACTGGCAAAGCTGCGGGTGCATATGAATTTCTCACGCCCCCTCCGAATCAGTGGAGAAAGTTTTTTGCATAA
- a CDS encoding alpha/beta hydrolase produces the protein MPRNFFTQIGYSIAANSLPQRTKFQEDRLPIKNDGCRSQFLLHPAPTTKVCLFFHGFTAAPYQFLPMARVFYQAGYNVIIPRLPGHGQAGDWNGKNPPPLPTNVETYKNFALEWFRQAQGLGDRVVVGGLSGGGTLAAWLALEKASQIDRALLFAAYLSSSNKVIDLFVKTFNTYFEWQSDEPGEPIGYKGFTFPDLRVFLDLGSEVLKRSKSAAAPPMFVVSTDADRAVSNTDHTVLFENLLVRQPKTWYYRFDRELNIPHTMMTKAEGNQWENLLNVMAKAFVQSDLAWAEIEEIAYRMTEGKTCKQAVAELNLTSKASPDLPALMTMIDKREIVIKRNPTWGND, from the coding sequence ATGCCTAGAAACTTTTTTACTCAAATCGGTTACTCGATCGCTGCAAATTCTCTGCCTCAGCGCACGAAGTTTCAGGAGGATCGACTACCGATAAAAAATGATGGCTGTCGATCGCAGTTTCTCTTACATCCCGCTCCGACGACGAAAGTCTGTCTGTTTTTTCACGGTTTTACGGCTGCGCCTTATCAGTTTTTACCAATGGCGCGGGTGTTTTACCAGGCGGGCTATAACGTGATCATTCCGCGATTGCCTGGGCATGGGCAGGCGGGCGACTGGAACGGCAAGAATCCACCCCCGTTGCCAACGAATGTAGAGACTTACAAGAATTTTGCGCTGGAGTGGTTCCGGCAGGCTCAGGGGCTAGGCGATAGAGTTGTGGTGGGCGGATTGTCGGGTGGGGGGACGCTTGCAGCGTGGCTGGCTCTGGAAAAAGCGAGTCAAATCGATCGTGCTTTACTTTTTGCTGCTTATCTTAGTAGCAGTAACAAAGTGATTGATCTATTTGTCAAAACGTTCAATACCTATTTTGAATGGCAGAGTGATGAGCCTGGAGAGCCGATCGGGTACAAAGGGTTTACTTTTCCAGATCTAAGAGTCTTTCTCGATTTAGGGAGTGAGGTGCTAAAACGGTCGAAGTCGGCAGCGGCTCCTCCAATGTTTGTCGTCTCAACTGATGCGGATCGGGCAGTGAGCAATACGGATCACACAGTCTTGTTTGAGAATCTATTAGTCCGTCAGCCGAAAACTTGGTATTACAGATTCGATCGTGAGTTGAATATCCCTCACACGATGATGACGAAGGCAGAGGGCAATCAGTGGGAAAATCTGCTGAATGTGATGGCAAAAGCGTTTGTGCAGAGTGATTTGGCTTGGGCAGAGATCGAAGAAATTGCTTATCGAATGACTGAAGGTAAAACTTGTAAGCAAGCCGTTGCAGAGTTGAATCTCACGAGTAAAGCTTCTCCTGATTTACCGGCGTTGATGACGATGATCGACAAGCGTGAAATTGTGATCAAACGCAATCCAACCTGGGGTAATGATTAA
- a CDS encoding NYN domain-containing protein: MPRSAPQALLLVDGYNIVGAWHELKEIRDRQGLEESRRKLVEALMGYSAYQDFETHVVFDAQFRDGGTNREIITKHLYVCYTDFGQTADTYIEKTCADFRYDMRKFKQRLIVATSDRAQQLTVVGYGAEWMSAEKLANEVEFAARKVQSKLKPKKKSAGRLLMHSLDPDAQKRLADLRFGKDKPQ, encoded by the coding sequence ATGCCACGTTCTGCACCACAGGCACTTCTATTGGTGGACGGCTATAACATAGTCGGAGCTTGGCATGAGCTGAAAGAAATTCGCGATCGCCAAGGATTAGAAGAGTCGCGGCGGAAATTAGTCGAAGCGCTGATGGGATATAGCGCTTATCAAGATTTTGAGACGCATGTGGTGTTCGATGCTCAGTTTCGAGATGGCGGAACAAATCGAGAAATCATCACGAAGCATTTATATGTCTGCTATACCGATTTTGGGCAAACCGCAGATACTTATATCGAGAAAACTTGTGCAGATTTTCGATATGACATGCGGAAATTTAAGCAGCGGTTGATTGTGGCAACGAGCGATCGCGCTCAGCAGTTAACGGTTGTCGGATATGGAGCTGAGTGGATGTCGGCAGAAAAGTTAGCCAATGAAGTCGAATTTGCGGCGCGGAAAGTTCAGAGCAAATTGAAGCCGAAGAAGAAATCAGCGGGACGATTGTTGATGCATTCGCTCGATCCAGATGCTCAGAAGCGATTGGCGGATTTGCGATTTGGTAAGGACAAGCCGCAGTGA
- the argB gene encoding acetylglutamate kinase, with protein MLQDSEQFETADTRVRILSEALPYIQQFAGRTIVVKYGGAAMKEGALKEKVIRDVVFMACVGLRPILVHGGGPEINSWLNKLGIEAQFKNGLRVTDAATMDVVEMVLVGRVNKEIVSLINQAGGSAVGLCGKDAGLFEARPADEEGIGFVGEVTRVNPQILNSLVNNGHIPVVSSVAADEFGQAYNINADTVAGEIAAALGAEKLILLTDTAGILRDYKDPSTLIPRLNIQTARKLIDEGIVSGGMIPKVNCCVRSLAQGVKAAHIVDGRMPHSLLLEIFTDTGTGSMIVGSEFAP; from the coding sequence ATGCTCCAAGACAGCGAACAGTTTGAAACCGCCGATACCCGAGTCCGCATTCTCAGCGAAGCTCTGCCCTATATTCAGCAATTTGCAGGACGGACGATCGTTGTGAAGTACGGCGGAGCCGCGATGAAAGAAGGCGCGCTCAAAGAGAAAGTCATCCGGGATGTTGTCTTTATGGCTTGTGTCGGATTACGTCCGATTCTCGTTCACGGGGGTGGCCCTGAAATCAATTCTTGGCTGAATAAATTAGGGATTGAAGCTCAGTTTAAGAATGGACTGCGTGTGACCGATGCGGCAACAATGGATGTGGTCGAAATGGTCTTGGTCGGTCGCGTCAATAAAGAGATTGTGTCTTTGATCAATCAGGCTGGCGGTTCTGCGGTTGGACTGTGTGGCAAAGATGCGGGGCTATTTGAAGCGCGTCCTGCTGACGAGGAAGGGATTGGATTTGTGGGAGAAGTAACCCGAGTCAATCCTCAAATTCTTAATTCGCTCGTGAACAATGGTCATATTCCGGTGGTGTCCAGTGTGGCAGCGGATGAGTTTGGGCAGGCATACAATATCAATGCGGATACTGTCGCCGGGGAGATTGCAGCAGCCCTCGGAGCTGAGAAACTGATTTTACTGACGGATACTGCTGGAATTCTGCGCGATTACAAAGACCCATCGACCTTGATTCCGCGATTGAATATTCAGACGGCGAGAAAGCTGATCGATGAAGGCATTGTTTCGGGCGGGATGATTCCGAAAGTCAATTGCTGTGTGCGATCGCTGGCTCAAGGTGTGAAAGCTGCTCATATCGTGGATGGACGGATGCCGCACTCGCTGCTATTGGAGATTTTTACCGATACGGGAACGGGTTCGATGATTGTGGGTTCAGAATTTGCGCCGTAA
- a CDS encoding AbrB/MazE/SpoVT family DNA-binding domain-containing protein, protein MSNLKVEKVGDALGIVLPEEVLKKLEVKEGDTLYILDTPDGIKITTFDPNLDTAIKAYEKVNQKYTNALRELSK, encoded by the coding sequence ATGAGCAATCTTAAAGTTGAAAAAGTTGGGGATGCGCTAGGAATCGTCCTGCCTGAAGAGGTTTTGAAAAAACTTGAAGTGAAGGAAGGAGATACACTCTATATTCTTGATACGCCTGATGGAATTAAGATAACAACTTTTGATCCCAACTTAGACACAGCGATAAAAGCATACGAGAAAGTGAATCAAAAGTATACGAATGCGTTGCGCGAGCTTTCAAAGTGA